In the genome of Podospora pseudocomata strain CBS 415.72m chromosome 2 map unlocalized CBS415.72m_2.2, whole genome shotgun sequence, one region contains:
- a CDS encoding uncharacterized protein (EggNog:ENOG503P6B5) produces the protein MSSRIAPTFSKFTRSLSTSSPVARPSHLLSATSAATKSVRKPSPSVLEENAESTRAHSTSTSPSRPTLTTLQTSQPHPFRFMQTFHHSAPRPATAHHTVDSLVLPDLFAMDPNFDPYSNIRVPLLPDNISGPPSGLFAPEVSDFVPEQAAKEVKIVAANPDSVALPEGGFVDGVELRFVYQMQPEQSGQQEYDEMGSGMIKDLWRGLVDDVMGSKNSTA, from the exons atgTCGTCAAGAATCGCTCCCACCTTTTCCAAATTCACCCGCTCCCTcagcacatcctcccccgtcgCCCGCCCAAGtcacctcctctccgccaccaGTGCTGCCACCAAGTCAGTAAGGAAACCGTCCCCTTCCGTCCTGGAGGAAAACGCAGAG TCAACCCGCGCCcactcaacctccacctccccgtcccgccccaccctcaccactctccaaaccagccaacctcaccccttCCGCTTCATGCAAACCTTCCACCACTCGGCCCCCCGCCCCGCCACGGCGCACCACACTGTCGACTCGCTCGTCCTCCCAGACCTCTTCGCCATGGACCCCAACTTTGACCCCTACAGCAACATCCGTGTCCCGCTCCTCCCGGATAACATCTCTGGCCCCCCTTCCGGTCTGTTCGCCCCTGAGGTGTCGGATTTCGTGCCTGAACAAGCCGCAaaggaggtcaagattgTGGCTGCCAACCCCGACAGTGTCGCGCTGCCAGAGGGCGGGTTTGTGGACGGTGTGGAGCTGAGGTTTGTGTATCAAATGCAGCCCGAGCAGAGCGGGCAGCAGGAGtatgatgagatggggagtgggatgatTAAGgatttgtggagggggttggtggacGATGTTATGGGTTCTAAAAACTCCACTGCTTAA
- the GLE2 gene encoding RNA export factor gle2 (COG:A; EggNog:ENOG503NU7G): MAGLFSSGTSSASASNTLGDLKNDVALANGPEDSISDIVFNPNPADTKDLLAVASWDKKVRIYEIMSNGQGEGRVAYDHDGPVFSVDFFKDGTKVISGGADKQGKVVDLATSQTMQFAQHDQPVRAVRYFENSGTPMAVTGSWDKTIKYWDFRQQTPVGTVTCQERVYTMDVRNDLLVIGTAERYINVINLKDPTKFYKTITSPLKWQTRVVSCFTDSMGFAIGSIEGRCAIQYVEDKDASLNFSFKCHRDPPQGNVTNVYAVNDISFHPVHGTFSTAGSDGTFHFWDKDAKHRLKGYPNVGGSIAATTFNKTGSIFAYAISYDWAKGYQGNTAGYPNKVMLHPVQPDECKPRPSVKKR; encoded by the exons ATGGCAGGCCTTTTCTCATCTGGCACGTCGTCTGCGTCGGCGAGTAACACCCTTGGAGACTTGAAGAACGACGTCGCGCTCGCCAATGGCCCAGAAGATAGCATCTCCGACATCGttttcaaccccaacccggCCGATACCAAAGATCTGTTGGCGGTAGCCAGTTGGGACAAGAAGGTCCGGATCTACGAGATCATGAGCAATGGTcaaggggagggaagagTCGCGTACGACCACGATGGACCGGTGTTCTCGGTGGACTTTTTCAAG GATGGCACAAAAGTAATCTCTGGAGGCGCCGACAAACAGGGCAAGGTGGTGGACCTTGCAACCAGTCAAACCATGCAGTTTGCGCAACATGACCAGCCCGTTCGCGCCGTTCGCTACTTCGAAAACAGCGGCACCCCCATGGCCGTGACAGGCTCCTgggacaagaccatcaagtACTGGGACTTCCGGCAACAGACACCAGTCGGGACCGTAACGTGCCAGGAACGTGTGTACACCATGGACGTACGAAACGACCTCCTGGTGATAGGGACAGCCGAGAGATACATCAACGTCATCAACCTGAAGGATCCAACCAAGTTCTACAAGACGATCACGAGTCCGCTTAAGTGGCAaacgagggtggtgagctgcTTTACCGACTCGATGGGCTTCGCCATTGGTAGTATTGAAGGTCGCTGCGCCATTCAATACGTCGAAGACAAGGATGCTAG CCTCAACTTCTCGTTCAAGTGCCACCGTGATCCCCCACAGGGCAACGTCACCAACGTGTATGCTGTCAACGATATCTCTTTCCATCCCGTCCACGGCACTTTCAGCACCGCGGGCAGCGATGGCACATTCCACTTCTGGGATAAGGACGCCAAGCATAGGCTGAAAGGGTACCCCAATGTCGGTGGTAGCATTGCTGCCACGACGTTCAACAAGACCGGCAGCATATTTGCGTACGCCATCAGCTACGATTGGGCCAAGGGCTACCAGGGCAACACAGCTGGGTACCCTAACAAGGTCATGCTGCACCCGGTGCAGCCGGACGAATGCAAGCCCAGACCCAGCGTTAAGAAGAGGTAG
- the MUQ1 gene encoding choline phosphate cytidylyltransferase (EggNog:ENOG503NWRB; COG:I) — protein sequence MSATDPVNPPGEPAPELLEGRLWVDGCFDFFHHGHAGAVVQARQLGDELYVGVHSDEAILENKGPTVMNLKERLMATDACRWVTKSIPYAPYVTQLDWITHYGCKYVVHGDDITSDGSGEDCYRFVKAADRFKVVKRTPSISTTDLVGRMLLCTRGHFIKSLQKTLEGEEGPGTAEERKKEGEAMKERIRLYAADETAKQPGVEVWFWSGENGFDKLFGGIGPKIGQRVVYVDGGFDLFSSGHIEFLKMVVEAEEELARRDGWYSEQNVNERKGKGEDYGPVFVAAGVHDDDVINKWKGVNYPIMNIYERGLCVLQCRYVNAVIFGAPFEPTKEYLAKFPWSTPDAVYHGPTSFMPSTKDVYAAPKEMGIYREIGHHEFEEVNAGTIVQRIMKSRDLYEARQRAKGMKADIEAAHKERELLEEEQRKKEEKLQK from the exons ATGAGCGCCACCGATCCCGTCAACCCCCCTGGCGAGCCAGCCCCTGAGCTCCTCGAGGGCCGTCTCTGGGTAGATGGCTGTTTTGATTTCTTCCACCACG GCCACGCTGGCGCCGTAGTTCAGGCCCGCCAACTCGGCGACGAGCTCTACGTCGGCGTCCACTCGGACGAGGCCATCCTCGAAAACAAGGGCCCCACCGTCATGAACCTCAAGGAGCGCCTCATGGCCACCGACGCCTGCCGCTGGGTCACCAAGTCCATCCCCTACGCTCCCTACGTCACCCAGCTGGACTGGATCACCCACTACGGCTGCAAGTACGTTGTCCACGGCGACGACATCACCTCTGACGGCAGCGGTGAGGACTGCTACCGCTTTGTCAAGGCGGCCGATCGGTTCAAGGTAGTGAAGCGGACGCCGAGTATCTCCACTACCGATTTGGTTGGGAGGATGCTGCTTTGCACGAGGGGGCATTTCATCAAGTCGCTGCAaaagacgctcgagggcgaggagggtcCAGGAAcagcggaggagaggaagaaggaaggcgaggcgatgaaggagaggatTAGGCTGTATGCTGCGGATGAGACGGCCAAGCAGCCCGGTGTGGAGGTTTGGTTCTGGTCAGGGGAGAATGGGTTCGACAAGTTGTTTGGGGGTATCGGGCCAAAGATTGGCCAACGGGTCGTGTACGTCGATGGCGGTTTCGACCTCTTCTCCAGCGGCCACATCGAGTTCCTCAAGATGGTGGttgaagctgaggaggagctcgccaGAAGGGACGGTTGGTACTCGGAGCAGAACGTCAACGAgcgcaagggcaagggagagGACTACGGCCCGGTGTTTGTGGCGGCTGGCGtccacgacgacgatgtcATCAACAAGTGGAAGGGCGTTAACTACCCCATCATGAACATTTACGAGCGCGGCCTCTGCGTTCTGCAATGCAGG TACGTCAATGCCGTCATCTTCGGCGCCCCCTTCGAGCCTACCAAGGAGTACTTGGCCAAGTTCCCATGGAGCACCCCCGATGCCGTTTACCACGGCCCAACATCATTTATGCCATCCACAAAGGATGTGTACGCGGCTCCCAAGGAGATGGGCATCTACAGAGAGATTGGCCACCACGAATTCGAGGAAGTCAACGCCGGTACCATTGTCCAAAGAATCATGAAGAGCAGAGACCTCTACGAAGCTCGTCAAAGGGCCAAGGGCATGAAGGCCGACATCGAGGCCGCTCATAAGGAGAGGGAGCTTCTCGAAGAGGAACAgcgcaagaaggaggaaaagcTTCAGAAGTGA
- a CDS encoding uncharacterized protein (EggNog:ENOG503NZ38), producing the protein MQRSGATPTQTAAPFFASLFGGGHHSSNSNSNSNSNSNSNSHSHDDPSSLSPTTRKSPGKSIRSLSRPTSSGVDAAGDTGASPARQHNVLHKSRDRRPSFGRKPSFSFASSSSPKRRANSSSSANGAARPPAIQLFPDTDNPVPPLPDYALAQAVNKLSRETDAVLSSPTSTPEGFSKMLSRTTPANGQLAPPPVLQGGSSSGQPSELSVVHQHIQETANKRISTLDYLRKAHEGRIYWFNTLLFDKPDLQRMPYFDPRKLARRATNYLLLGISLPAVIDLNSSNAVEFLKSFNTLLTEFDSFQQLHSESGASSSSLSRARIPQMFRRAAGPAKTRRSSSATTAAAAAATASLAGTAGESSLGEQQLAQLESLALTPSITNTSTTYPGVGSGTVNVTHPASIMNFAGSEIDLLPGEEYTHLLTPSLPFDPDFFETFATLCDVLIDTYTRLLGLLPSPNHCGGSVAELFSKADGKVRKLLVQGVVREFEEGTRAGVKSEVANVGKVVLSGLM; encoded by the exons ATGCAGCGCTCGGGAGCCACACCGACGCAGACGGCCGCGCCCTTTTTCGCGTCCCTGTTTGGCGGCGGTCATCACTcgtccaactccaactccaactccaactccaactccaactccaactcgCACTCGCACGACGACCCCTCGTCGCtgtctcccaccaccaggaaATCTCCGGGAAAATCCATCAGGTCGCTCTCCCGTCCCACCAGCTCGGGCGTCGACGCCGCCGGTGACACAGGGGCTAGTCCAGCCCGGCAACACAACGTTCTCCACAAGAGCCGCGATCGCAGGCCCTCATTTGGTCGCaagccctccttctcctttgccTCGTCCAGCTCCCCGAAGCGCCGCGCaaactcgtcgtcgtcggccaaTGGCGCCGCAAGACCTCCGGCCATCCAGCTCTTCCCCGACACCGACAATCCCGTGCCTCCGCTCCCCGACTACGCCCTCGCCCAGGCCGTGAACAAGTTGTCGAGAGAGACCGACGCCGTGCTGTCATCCCCCACCTCGACCCCTGAGGGCTTCTCCAAGATGCTCAGTCGCACGACACCCGCGAACGGCCAGCTGGCTCCCCCTCCTGTTCTCCAGGGCGGAAGCAGCAGTGGCCAACCGAGCGAGCTGAGCGTGGTGCACCAGCATATTCAAGAGACGGCGAATAAGAGGATATCGACGTTGGACTATCTGCGCAAGGC CCACGAAGGCCGCATCTACTGgttcaacaccctcctctttgACAAACCCGACCTCCAACGCATGCCTTATTTCGATCCCCGCAAACTCGCCCGCCGAGCCACAAACTACCTGCTGCTTGGAATCTCCCTACCAGCAGTGATAgacctcaacagcagcaacgcTGTTGAATTCCTCAAAtccttcaacaccctcctcacagAATTCGACTCGTTTCAGCAACTCCACTCCGAATCAGGCGCTTCGTCCTCTTCGTTGTCACGAGCGAGAATACCACAGATGTTCCGCCGCGCCGCCGGCCCTGCCAAGACAAGACGATCCTCCAGCGCgaccacggcggcggcagcggcggcgacggcatCGCTGGCCGGCACAGCAGGGGAGTCCTCCCTCggagagcagcagctcgctCAGCTGGAGAGTCTGGCGCTCACACCATcaatcaccaacacctccaccacttaCCCGGGTGTAGGATCAGGAACGGTCAACGTCACGCATCCAGCGTCGATTATGAACTTTGCGGGGTCCGAGATTGATTTACTTCCCGGGGAGGAGTACACCCACCTGCTCACGCCAAGTCTGCCGTTTGACCCGGACTTTTTCGAGACGTTTGCCACTTTGTGTGATGTCTTGATTGATACGTACACGAGATTGCTGGGGCTGCTGCCGAGTCCGAATCATTGTGGGGGGAGCGTGGCCGAGTTGTTTAGCAAGGCGGATGGGAAGGTGAGGAAGTTGTTGGTTCAGGGGGTTgtgagggagtttgaggaggggacgAGAGCCGGGGTGAAGAGTGAGGTTGCGAATGtggggaaggtggtgttgagcggGTTGATGTGA
- a CDS encoding uncharacterized protein (EggNog:ENOG503PN45), producing MSNDTKETKHRLEGARRPQRKDSFSSVHSAVLSWTGLQTKIGPKSIISNSSSLSSSSSNSTSSTATQHTATPSQGLSKPQRRHSHSFGTGWDNSNRDNTTKKKARPASMSRKLSFSGFMGLEDPVSAKARHAKPNFSNLDPKRSEESTKSGSKNGSLEKVNKTAPEAAKRLSQASTLVGSVVRSKSPPPPTSTMVPKSILRVSSPDGNARRTPRFLDPPGPGEQPHSPTLNAALLSPLPSPSSSSEQQQTPPLSEKPPSLSPPLTPLTPLLDSPPASPLLTPARTMSPSTVRFAKATVHRVEVGPGRRFLPVKRKSKSTITYVSPHDPGPQKTAPKTVLKSATKLRRHQENQKAMGRYWMRTEEEEAQWRAEAEARAQEEAERYRNEPSSPVVGGLEKEVGSLGEVMMGKESEGVGEKGEGKGLGKLVEESEESDNGGVEEEVVVEEEEEEEEEEEDSSSDSDDGSEAGARCVEEVVITEVIDLTEPTEEEEDGDKTVVELPKAAKVSVEEVPAESPTENHHPTPDPNPDVTEVDASPLPQPPSPPPISSSNPAQFKPNTASFSHLHSQLLSSEKEAAALRARRTAERLQQSLLNEKPATNAIISVHLASHQTLKSPNFPAQLRTPSPGSEKPDNRRRLSQTRSTADLRTFKLPEPATTGSGNVVGQSAMASVATAVGSEIQRSTSPNNSLQLSRGRRERSRNRERGYFQAKKEGVVV from the exons ATGTCGAACGATACCAAAGAGACAAAGCATAGGTTGGAGGGTGCGCGCCGGCCTCAGAGGAAGGATTCATTTTCATCAGTCCACTCGGCTGTTCTTTCATGGACTGGGTTACAGACCAAGATTGGCCCCAAATCGATCATATCAaactcgtcgtcgttgtcttcgtcgtcgtcaaacAGCACATCGTCGACTGCCACACAACACACAGCTACCCCTAGCCAAGGCCTTTCAAAGCCACAACGGAGACATAGCCATAGTTTTGGCACAGGTTGGGATAACAGCAACAgggacaacaccaccaagaagaaggcacGTCCGGCATCAATGTCACGGAAGCTTTCATTTTCTGGCTtcatggggttggaggatcCAGTTAGTGCTAAGGCAAGGCACGCAAAGCCAAACTTTTCGAATCTTGATCCGAAGCGGTCGGAAGAGTCGACAAAGTCTGGAAGCAAGAATGGGTCTTTGGAGAAGGTCAACAAGACAGCTCCCGAGGCTGCCAAACGGCTCAGTCAGGCTTCCACTCTGGTGGGAAGTGTGGTGAGGTCAAA atcccctccaccaccaacctccaccatGGTCCCCAAATCCATCCTCCGCGTCTCCAGCCCAGACGGCAACGCCCGCCGCACCCCCCGTTTCCTCGACCCCCCGGGGCCGGGGGAGCAACCCCACAGCCCAACCCTCAACGCAGCccttctctcccctctcccctccccctccagttCTTcagaacaacagcaaaccCCGCCCCTTTCTGAgaaacctccctccctctccccccctctcaccccgttaacccccctcctcgactcTCCCCCggcatcccccctcctcaccccagcAAGAACAATGTCCCCGTCCACCGTCCGCTTCGCCAAAGCGACAGTCCACCGCGTGGAGGTCGGCCCTGGGCGGAGGTTCCTGCCAGTGAAACGAAAGTCAAAGTCGACAATCACCTATGTTTCTCCGCATGACCCGGGGCCGCAAAAGACGGCTCCCAAGACGGTGCTGAAGAGCGCGACGAAGTTGCGACGGCACCAGGAGAATCAAAAGGCTATGGGGCGGTACTGGAtgaggacggaggaggaggaggcgcagTGGAGggccgaggcggaggcgagggcgcaggaggaggcggagaggtaTAGGAATGAGCCTAGCAGtcctgttgttggtggactGGAAAAAGaggtggggagtttgggggaggtgatgatgggaaaggagagtgagggggtgggtgagaagggggaggggaaggggttggggaaattggtggaggagagcgaggagagTGATAAcgggggggtggaagaagaggtggtggtggaggaggaggaggaggaggaggaggaggaggaggatagctCGAGTGACAGTGATGATGGGTCTGAGGCCGGGGCGAGgtgtgtggaggaggtggtgatcaCGGAGGTGATCGACTTGACGGAACCcaccgaagaggaggaagatggcgacaAGACTGTTGTGGAGTTGCCAAAAGCAGCGAAAGTATCTGTCGAGGAGGTGCCCGCGGAATCACCAACCgagaaccaccacccaacgCCTGACCCGAACCCGGACGTCACCGAGGTCGATgcgtcccccctcccacaacccccttcccctcctcccatcagcTCATCCAACCCCGCTCAGTTCAAACCCaacaccgcctccttctcccacctccactcccaactcctctcctcagaaaaagaagccgccgccctccgCGCCCGCCGCACCGCCGAGCGCCTCCAGCAGTCCCTCCTCAACGAGAAGCCCGCCACCAACGCGATCATCTCGGTCCACCTCGCCAGTCACCAGACTCTCAAGTCCCCCAACTTCCCCGCCCAGCTCCGGACCCCGAGCCCGGGTAGCGAAAAGCCCGACAACAGAAGACGGCTGAGCCAGACGAGGTCGACTGCTGATCTCCGGACTTTCAAGCTCCCCGAGCCGGCAACCACTGGGAGTGGGAATGTGGTGGGACAGAGCGCCATGGCTAGTGTTGCCACGGCGGTCGGGAGCGAGATTCAGAGGTCGACGAGCCCGAATAATAGCTTGCAACtgtcgagggggaggagggagaggagtcGGAATCGGGAGAGGGGGTATTTCCAGGCTAAgaaggagggtgttgttgtataA